The Burkholderia latens genome segment GCCCGCCTGCAGCATCGCCGCGCAAAGCTGCGCGATCGTCATCCCGGTGTCGACATGGCTTTCCGTCACGGGCGAGCCGGCCACGACTTCGTAGCGGCGATACAGGACGCGGCGCGGCAGCAGCGACGCATCGAGCGAGCCGCGTGCGAGGATCGCGGCGGCCGCGACGACGGCGTAGGCGCCGCACAACGGGAAGCGTTCGCGCGCATGATGCGCGATGCGGGTGCCGCTCGACGTATCGAGCGCGGCGACGCCGAGCCGGCCGTTCGATGCCTTTTCGAGCGCGGCGAGTTCGGCCTGCGCGACATGGGCGCGCCCCTGGTCCGCGACGGGTGCCGACGAGCATGCGGCGACGAACGGCGCGGCGACGGCAGCGAGCAACAGCGAACGGCGTGTCGGAGAATGTTCCATGGATGAATGGCGTTCTGTCGGAATCGGTGGGACGAAGCAACGCATCCACGATGCGCACGTTCACGCCGACGAACGGCTTGCGACGGCCTGCGCCGCGCATTCCCGGAGACACCGTCGGCCGCGCACGCAGCGGGACTCGCATGAACAGACCGTAGCGTAGCAGCGAGCGCGGCCGCGTTCCAGCCGCGCCGTATGCGTCAGCCCTGCGATGAAGGCAGGTACGGCATCGGATTGACGGGCTTGCCGTCGCGCCGCACCTCGAACAGCAGTGCGACCCGCGAGTTGTCGAGATCGCCCATCTCGGCAATCGCATCGCCCCGGCGCACGATGTCGCCGGTCTTCACGAGCAGCTTGCGGTTGTGCGCATACGCGGTCAGGAAATCCGCGTTGTGCTGGACGATGATCAGACTGCCGTAATCGTTCAGGCCGGTGCCCGCGTACATCACGCGACCGTCGGCCGCCGCGCGGACCGGGTCGCCGGGCCGGCCGGCGATCTGGATGCCGCGATTCTGGCCGGGCCGGAACCCGTCGACGATCTTGCCGCGCGCGGGCCAGGTGAGCGATACCGCGCTCGCATGCCGCTTCGTTTCCTGCACGACCTGCCGGTCGCTCGCCGTCGGCGCGCTCGCTTGCGCGCCGCCCGCCGCATTGCCCACGGCGGCCGGTGCGGCTACCTGCGTGTTGCCGCTCGCACCTGCCGCCTGCAGCGGCTGCGGCCGAACGATGCGCAGCACCTGCCCCATGCGGAGCCGGCCGCGCGCGCCCAGTTTGTTCCACGTGCGCAGATCGGCGACGCTGCAGCCGTTCGCGGACGCGATGCCCGACAACGTATCGCCGCGCTTCACCACGTATTTCTGCGCGACGAGTATGGGGGCCGGCTGCGGTACCGCGGTCGTGCCCGACGGCGCGGCGGCAGGCTGGACGGCCGGCGATCCCGCGAGCGTGTCGCTCGGCGGAGCGGACTCCGTGCTTGCACAACCGGCCATGACGAGCACGGCGGCCAGGCCGGACAGCCAGGCCGCATGGCGGTAAATCTCGCGCTGTTTCATGGACGATCGACTCCGGTTTGACAATCTTTCAAGCATCTCAAAAACGGGACGGCCGCCGTGTAACCGGATGCAAACATTGATGACAAACGATCACGAACGGGGCGCCGGCGGACACTTGCTACCGGTAATACGGTCGAATCCGGAAAAACTTGACGGTTTGCGGCGCGCATCGCGCAAATAATTCCGGTGCGGGCCAATATTTCGAACGGCTTTCAATGTGCGGGCGCGGTCGCGCTCACCGCAGCCAGTCGGCGAGTTCGGCGCACGCCCACGCGATGCCGATGCACAGGAACAACACGTGCAGCGCGATCTTGAACGACACGCCCCATGACGAATCGATACGCATGACAGTCTCCCCCGTCCCAAATGCAGGCATCTTCCGGCATCGATCGCGCCCCGAAAATGCGGAACCGGCGAACGGCGTCTCAGGCTGCGCCTGAGACCTGCGCGGCCGTTCCTGCTAACGTATCGGCCATACCAGTTTCCGCGTCCATGCGCCCGCCATGCGCTTCGATTTGACCGATTTGCGGCTCTTCCTGAACATTTGCGAGGCCGGCACGATTACCGGCGGCGCCGAGCGCACCCACATCACGTTGCAGGCCGCGAGCGAGCGCATCCGCGGGATGGAGGACGAACTCGGCGTGCCGCTGCTGCACCGGACGAAGTCGGGCGCGCAGGTGACCGACGCCGGCCGCGCGCTCGAGCACCACGCACGTACGGTGCTGCAGCAGATCGACCACATGCGCGGCGAGCTCCAGCAGTACGGCCAGGGGCTGCGCGGGCATATCCGGCTGCTGTGCAATACGGCATCGCTGAGCGAGTATCTGCCCGATGCGCTCGCCGCGTATTTGCCGCATCACCCGAATCTGTCGATCAGCGTCGAGGAGCGTTCGAGCCAGGAGATCGTGCATGCGATCCGCAACAAGACGGCGGAGGTCGGCATCGTTGCCGATTCGGTCGGGCTTGCCGGGCTCGAACAGAAGCCGTTTCGCGAGGACTGGCTGATCGCGGTCGTGCCGGCCGCGCACGCGCTCGCCGCGCGCGACAAGGTCGCATTCGACGAAATCGTCGACGCGGAGTTCATCGGCCTCACCGACGGCAGCGCGCTGCAGGTTCATCTCGCCGATCAGGCGCGCGCGCTCGGCAAGCGGATCCGCTACCGTGTGCAGCTGAAGAGCTTCGACGCGATCTGCCGCGTGATCGAAAGCGGTGTGGGGATCGGCATCGTGTCGCGCCATGCGGCAGAGCGCGCGATGCAGACGATGAATGTACGGCTCGTCGAACTGTCCGATGCGTGGAGCCACCGCAGGCTGACGCTGTGTGCGCGCTCGTTCGACGCGCTGCCGAAGTACACGCAGGCGTTCGTGGCGTACCTGTCGGGCGGCACGCCGCCGCGCTGAACAACGCATATCGTCCGGAACGACCGGGCACGAACCGAGGAGGCACCGCAGTCATGACCGAATCCGACCTCGCGATCCGCTACCGCGCATACATCGACTGTCTGAACCGGCAGGATTGGGCGTCGCTCGGCGAGTACGTCGCCGACAACGTGATCCACAACGACCGCCCGCTCGGCCTTGCCGGCTATCGCGCGATGCTGGAACAGGATTTCCGCGACATTCCGGATCTCCGCTTCGAGATCCGTCTGCTGGTGTGCGAGCCGCCGCGTGTCGCATGCCGTCTTCGCTTTGCGTGTTCGCCGAAGGGCACGTTCATGGGGCTCGACGTCGAAGGCCGCCGGGTCACGTTCGCCGAGAACGTGTTCTATGAATTTCACGACGGCAAGATCCGGCAAGTCTGGTCGGTGATCGACAAGGCGGCGATCGAGAAGCAGCTGTAGCGTCGTCGAAACGGCGCGTTATGGCACGCGGCGGCCGGCCGCGCAATGCGCCGCGATTCATAGGGATAACGTTTTCTCTTGACCGGCATCCTGAAATTGCTTCGGTGCCGTCCACTCGTGCATCGCTTCGAGCCGTCCTCTCGAACGGCCAACAGACTAAAATAGGCCGGCATTTCGCAATAATCTTCGTTACGCCTCCACGCTCCTCCGTCACCGCATTCGGGTTTCCACCGCCGCATCGGATGTGAAAGTTCATTGACATCGCGCCGACCGCTGCTTAAATTAAGAAAACGTTTTCCAATGCATGAGCACGGCGCCCGTCATGGCCGCGCAGGGGAACGTTCGCTCGCTCGATTCGTGATTCAGGTCGTCCGTCCTCAAGCATCGGCAAGGCGGAAACCTGTTACGGGCACCGCGCGGCCTCGGCCAAACCAGCCCGTCCTTCACCATTATTCGAAACTGGAGACACCATGCATCCGCGCAGCAGATTCGCGCTCGGCGCCGCGCTCAGCGCTCTTTCGGTCCTGTTCGTCAGCGCCTGCGGCGGCAACGACGTGACCGACACGCCGTCAACGCTCCCCTCGTCATCGCCCGCACTTGCGTCGAATTCGCTGCAGGCGCTGGTCTACGGCGCACCCGACACCAGCGTGCCGGCCGGCGCGAGCATTCCGGTCACGATGATGGGCCAGATGCGCGCGCTGTTCGACCTGATCCGGAAATCGCCCGACTTCACGCAGGTCGTGATGGACCTCGGCGACGGCACGCCCGTCCACGTGCTCGATACGAACACCGGCGACAAATTCCTGCCCGGCAAGCTCGCGCTCGGCCTGTCGTACATCCTGATCGACATGAAGTCGAAGAACGACCCGCAATACGCGAGTTACCTTGCGACATACCAGACGATCACGACCGCGATGATGGCGCAGTCCGGCACCAACTATGCGTATGCGAACACGTCGTGGGGCGAGTACTACTACCTCGTCGCGTTGAACAACCTCAAGGCGCACGGGATGCTGAACGAAGTGTTCAGCGATGCGATGCTCGCGACGCTACAGCAGCGGCTCACCTTCTGCGACATGTTCGGCCCCGATGCGAGTGGCAAGACCAATACGTGCCCGGCCGCCGGCACGCCGATCGATATCGCGTCGCTCAACACCGCGCAGAACTACTATGCGGTGTCCTATGGAATCGCCGGGCTGCGCCAAAAGCTCGGCTGGAGCAATCCGTCGTTCGCCTCCAAGACCGATCCGGCGGTCGCGACGATGGGCGCACGCGACGCGCTGCTGTACACGCTGACGAACCACATCCGCAACGACTCGTCCGGCGGATTCTCCGACGAAGCATCGAACACGCACACGACCTACTACGACCAGGCGCGCTTCGACCGCTACAGTACGCTGCTGATCGGCGAGGTGGTCGAGCGTACGTTCGAGATGGGCAACGAAGCGAATCTCACGCCGGAGCTGAAGGGCTATCTTCGCAAGTCGGTCGACTTGATCCTGCCGCAGCTGAACACGGACGGCCAGGGCTTCAACTACGGCCGGTCGATCGGCCCGTACGGCGATTCCGCGTTCATGGAAGTGCTGACGGCCGCGGCCAATGCCGGCGTGCTGACCGAGCGGGAGAAGCAGGTTGCGTATGCGTTCATCTACCAGGCCGCGCGCCGGTTCGACACGTACTGGTATGACCCGTCGCTGCCGACGCCGTCCGTGAACATGTGGGTCAAGGGCCGCGGCACCGACACGTATCGCGGCAAGCCCCGTGTGATGGGCGAAAACTTCAGCCTGCTGCACCAGTACCTGTACGTGAACGCGTGGTGGAACAAGCTCGGCTTCGGCGGAAAAGCGCCGATGCCCGACGCGGACTACCGCGCGTGGCTCGACGCACTGCCGCGCTACACGCTCACCTGGTACAACCAGCCGGGCGACGCCGCGCATCCGTACAGCGCCGCGCTGCTCACGGTGCGCGACGGCCGGCGCGTGATCAACCTGAACCTGAGCCAGGCGCCGGACTACAACTCGTACACGCCGTATTACCCGGTCCCGTTCTCCGACAAGCTGATCTACGGCACGACCGACCTCGGCTATGCGCTGCTGCTGCCGCAGGTGACCTACAACGCGAAGACCTACATTCCCGTCACGTACTACAAGAACCTGAACGTGCAGCAAAGCAACGGCCAGGTGATCGTGTCGTTCGATACGACAAAGTTCCGGCTCGCGTCGAAGAATGCCGCGTACACGACGGATCTCGACCTTCAGGTACACACGGTGCTGACGTTCGCGCACGGCACGATTTCGCGCAGCGATACGTTGAGTTCGGGCACGCTCGCCGGCAATCTCGCGGTCGAGACGGACTTCACGTCGTTCGCGGATTTCGCGTCGACGCAGGTCAATGGCGACGGCGTGTCGGTGACGTACGCGAACGGCGCCGCGACGGGCTATGCGGCATCCGGCTTCGACAACTGCGCGCTGTCCGCCTTCGACACGGCAAACGGCACGACAAATCCGCTGTCGACGACACCGATCGGGCAGCTGCATTCGGACTTCGCGTGCACGACGAAGCCGTTCGCGCTCGGCGCGGGCGCGACCCGCACGGTCGGCTGGACGCTGAAGTACGCAGACCCCGCGTAAGCGGCGTGAGCGGCGTGAGCGCCGTAAGCGCCGTGAGCATGGTAATCGCGGTCCCGTGGACGGTTCCCGAAGCCGGTTGCCGAAACCGGCTTCGGGATCATTCAGCCCCACCCGCGTTCACTTCCAACCCGATCCCGAGCGTCAATGAACCATTTCGCGGCGTGCATCAGCCGGGGTGGACGCGCGCCAGCCTTCACCGCTCACGCACGCGGCGCCGGCCCCCGTTCCTGCTCGCTGTCGAGGTGAGCCATCTGCGCTGCCGGATAACGTTCGCCTGCGGCCGCCCCGGCGGGAACCGCCGTTTCGATGCGAGCCAGATCATTGACCGTTAGTTGCAACTTGGACGCCGACAACGCGTCCTGGAGCTGGGTGCGCTTGCGCGCGCCGATCAGCGGCACGATGTCGTCGCCGCGCGACAGCGCCCACGCGATCGCGATCTGCGCGGGATTGCTGCCTTTGTCGTCCGCGATCGCGCGCAGCGCATCGACCAGCGCGAGGTTGTGCACGAGGTTCTCGCCCTGGAAACGCGGGCTGGCCGCACGGAAATCGCGTGCGCCCTGTCGCGCCGCGCTCCAGCCGCCGCCGAGCAGCCCCCGCGACAGCACGCCGTACGCGGTCACGCCGATCTCCAGTTCGCGGCACGCGGGCAGAATATCCGCCTCGATCCCGCGCGACAGCAGCGAGTATTCGATCTGCAGATCGGCGATCGGCGCGACGGCGGCCGCGCGGCGAATCGTGTCGGCGCCCACTTCCGACAGCCCGATGTGCCGCACGTAGCCGGCCTTCACGAGATCTGCGATCGCGCCGACCGTGTCCTCGATCGGCACGGCCGGATCGACCCGGGCCGGCCGGTAGATGTCGATATGGTCGGCGCCGAGCCGCTTCAGCGAATACGCGACGAAGTTCCGGATTGCCTGCGGCCGCGCGTCGTAGCCGACGAACGCGCCGGCAGGATCGCGCAGCGCGCCGAACTTCACGCTGATCAGCACCTGGTCGCGCGTACGGCCGCGCAGCGCGTCGCGGATCAGCATCTCGTTGTCGCCCATTCCGTAGAAGTCGCCCGTATCGAGCAGCGTGATCCCGCTGTCGAGCGCCGCGTGCAGCGTCGCGATGCTTTCGTCCCGATCCGCCGGCCCGTACAGATCCGACATCCCCATGCAGCCGAGCCCGATCGCCGAAACCTGCGGGCCCGTGCGGCCCAGTTGACGCTTGTCCATGATGTCCGTGTCCTTGGGGTGGTAACTGAATGAACCGGATTCTGGACGCATCGTGGCGCGCAATAAACGCGAAACCCTCAACCAATTCATTCGACGCTGATTAACAATGGAGCCTGTTCCAATCCGCCACGCTCCCGCCCCCGCATGGACCATCTGCATGCAATGCGCATCTTCGCGCGCGTCGCCCATCTCGGCAGCTTCACGAAAGCGGCCGAGCAACTGCAATTGCCGCGTCCGACGGTCAGCAACGCCGTCCAGTATCTGGAAAAGCACCTGAAGGTGCGCCTGCTGCAACGGACCACGCGGCGCGTTGCGCTGACCGCCGAAGGCGCGACCTACTACGAACGCTGCACGCGGCTGCTGGCCGATCTCGACGATGCCGAGACGCTGTTCGACGACGCGGGCGCATCGCCGCGCGGCGTGATTCGCGTCGATCTGCCCGAGCGCTTCGCGCTGAACCAGGTGATTCCGGCGCTGCCGGATTTCCACGCGCGCTATCCCGACCTGCGCGTCATGCTCGGCACGACGGACCGCTTCGTCGATCTCGTCGCCGACGGCATCGACTGCGCGGTGCGAGTCGGCGTGCTGTCCGACACGTCGCTGGTCGCGCGCCGCATCGGCGAGCTCGCGCAGATCAACTGCGCGTCGCCCGAGTATCTCGCGCGGCACGGCACGCCCCGCTCGCCGGACGATCTGCCGGACCACGTCGCCATCGGCTATTTCTCGAGCCGCACGGGCCGCGAACTGGAGTGGGAATATACGGACATGGATACGGGCGCGCTGCAGACGGTGAAGATGCGCAGTGTCGTCGCGGTCAACAGTTCGCAGGCGTATCTCGCGTGCTGTGTCGCGGGCCTCGGGCTGATCCAGGCGCCGCGCGAAGGACTCGCGCCGCTGCTCGACGGCGGCTCGCTGGTCGAGGTGCTCCCGGAATGGCAGGCGCCGCCGTTGCCGGTATCGGTCGTGTTTCCGCACGGCCGGCATCTGGCGCCGCGCGTGCGGATTTTCGTCGACTGGCTTGCGGACACGCTCGGCGATCCGGGCCGGGCGGGATGACGGCCGCCGGCGCCGCGCGATCCGTCGCGCCGCGCCGGCTGGTCAAAACATCAGAACTTGTGGCGAATTGCGGCGCGCACCGCGAACTGATTCGACGATGACGACGGGCCGTCCGTGCCGACCACGTAGCCGCCGTCGGCCGCGGTGCCCGTCTTGTCGCCGCCGACCTTCTGCCATGCGCCCTGCAGATAGACGTCGGTCCGCTTCGACAGGCTGTAGTCGGCCATCAGCCCGACCGTGTGGTACTTGGGCTTGAACGACCCGGCCGCGGCGTCGAACTTGCCGTCCGTGTACACGTACTGCGCACCCAGGTAAAAATCGGGCGTGAGCTGATACTTGCCGTTGATCTCGAAGTTCTGGAACTTGGTCGCGCTCAGCCCGAGGCCCGAGAACGTCGACGCCGGCAGATAAACGGTCGACACCGGGTTCTTCACGTCGGTCTTCGTATAGACGAACCCGACCGTCGCCGGGCCGAACGTGTAGTTGATCCCGCCGCCGAAGATGCGCAGCCGGTCGGCGACGAAATTCGCGTCGTCGGCCGCGATCGCGCCCGCGTTGCCGACGCCCGGACTGTTCGCCTGCAGGTACGCCGCGGCGACCTGCAGCCCGGCGAGCGAATATTGCGCGCCCATGCTGTACTGCCGATTGGCCGAGAAGCCGGTGCTGTTGCTGAAGCTGTAGGTGCCGCCGAACGACAGCCCGTTCCAGTCGGCGCTCGCGTACTTGACCGTATTGTTGACGCGGAACGAGTTGTCCGTGTTGTCGTTGTCGAACGGATGCGAGAACAGCGTGCCGCCCCAGTTGCCGTTCGCGGTCAGCGGCGCAAGGTAATCGACGACGGCGTCGTACTGGCGGCCGAAGCTCAGCGTACCGAAGCGCGACGCGCTCAGCCCGACGAATGCCTGGCGGCCGAACATGCGGCCGCCCTGGTTGAGCCGGCCGTTGTTCACGTCGAAGCCGTTTTCCAGCGTAAAGACGGCCTTCAGCCCGCCGCCGAGATCCTCGCTGCCCTTCAGGCCCCAACGGCTGCCCTGCGCATAGCCGCTTGCGAGCTGGTAGTCGGTTTTTCCGACCCCATTTACGTTCACGTTGTTCGTGTAGTTGAAGCCTTCGTCGATCAAGCCGTACAGCGTGACGCTATCCTGCGCGAACGCCGGCGCGGCGAAGGCGGCCAGCGCGGCGGCAAAAATGACGTGCTGCTTCATGACGAATCTCCGGAGCCGGGGGCCGGGCATGTCATTCGCCCGGCGATCGTTGGTCTGTTTATGTCGGTGGCCCGCAGGGCGGACAACGCGGTGTGCGGCCGCGAGGACAAAATGGTGTCACGTCGCAAATCGCTCGTCCATCGGCACGTGGGCGAGCCGTGCAAAGCATTGCGCCGCTCCAACTGGGGGCCGCATCGCCGTCCGGGCAGCCTTGCCGGACGCGGGCTCCCGGCTAGCCATCCGCGTAAACCCCGGGTAGCGTCGCATCGGTGGCACAATGCGCATCCGTTCGTCATTTTTTCACGAAGTCATGCTTCACCCCGACTCACCCGCGGCACGTGCCGGCCGCGCCCGCGACACGCGCAGGGAGGCGGCCCGATGACCGCCGCAGCCCGGGCCGGCCGCTACGCCGAGCTCGATTTCTTCCGCGGCCTGGTGCTGCTCGTGATCGTCGTCGACCATATCGGCGGCAGCATCCTGTCGCGCGTCACGCTGCATGCGTACGCGCTGTGCGACGCGGCCGAAGTGTTCGTGTTCCTCGGCGGTTTCGCGACCGCCATCGCGTACAACTCGCTCGCCGAACGCCACGACGAGGCCGCCGCGCGCCAGCGCTTTATCCGGCGCGCGTTCGAGATCTACCGTGCGTTTCTCGTGACGGCCGGCCTGATGCTGCTGATCACCGCCGTGCTGAACGCGTTCGCGATCGACGGCCCGAACATGCCGACCAACGATCTCGACGGCCTGCTGCACAAGCCGCTCGCCGCGCTGCGCGACATCCTGCTGTTCCGCCGCCAGCCGTATCTCGCGTCGGTGCTGCCGATGTATGCGTTCTTCGCGCTGCTCGTGCCGCTCGCGCTGCCGCTCGCGCGCACGCAGCCGTGGCTGATGCTCGCGTTCAGTGCGTCGCTGTGGTACGCGGCGCCGCACGCCGCGCGCTTCCTGCCGACCGTCGAAGGCGCGCCGTGGGACTTCAATCCGTTCGCGTGGCAGTTCCTGTTCGTGCTCGGCGTGATCGCGCGCTGCCAGCCCGTCTACCAGACGCTCGCGCCGAAGCCGCAAGGCTGGCTGCTGACGGCCGCGGCGCTCGCGATCGTCGCGGCCGGCGCGTATTACCGGCTGCGCGTCGAGCCGTTCCCCACCGATCCGTCGATCAAGCAGAATCTCGGCGCGCTGCGGCTCGCGAACTTCCTCGCGATCGCGTGGCTCGCGGCCAAGCTCGTACACCTCGGATGGATGAAGAAGGTCGCGCATGCGATGCCATGGATCGGTACGATCGGACGCCAGGGACTGCTCTGCTTCGTCGCCGGCACAGGCATCTCGCTCGCGGTGGACTCGCTGCTTTACCAGGCGACCGAAGGCTACCTGGACGTGCCGCTCGGCCTGACCGCCGACGTCGTCGCGATGGGGCTGCTGTATCTCGTCGCGAAGCTCTACGCGCCGCTGGTGTCGCGGCTGCCGTTCCCGTTCCGCGCGCGGCGATGATGCGCCGCGCGGTCATGCGCCGCTGCTACGATAGCGGCCGCCACCCCTGAAACGCTTCGCCATGCGCCGACTCGCCCTTCCGTTCGCCGCCGCGCTGCTCGCCGGCTTCCTCGCCACCGCCCATGCCGCGCCGGGCGGGTCCGCGCTGTCGCCGGCCGGCTCCGCCCCCGCAGCCGCGATCGCGCCGCCCGCAACGGCCGCGCCTGCCGCGCAGGAGCCGTCGGTCAATCCGGGCAGCAGCATCGTGCTGCGTTCGTTCCGGTCGGCATCGCTGAAGCGCGACTGGTCATACACGGTGTATCTGCCGCCCGGCTACAACCCGGAGGGCGCGCGCTATCCGGTGCTGTACCTGCTGCACGGCAACGCCGGCAACGCGAACGACTGGATCACGCAGGGCCGGCTGCAGGCAACCGCCGACACGCTGATCGAGCGCCACGAGATTCCGCCCGTCGTGATCGTGATGCCGCAAGGCGGCACCGACTGGTACGTCGATCGCAAGGAGAAGATGCAGAGCGCGTTCGTGAACGACCTGCTGCCGGAAGTCGAAGCGCATTTCGCGGTGTCGAACCAGCGCGCGGGGCGCGCGATCGGCGGCGTATCGATGGGCGGCTTCGGCGCGCTGCGCTTCTCGCTGCTCGAGCCTGGCCTGTTCTGCGGCGCGATGCTGCTGAGCCCCGCGATCTATGCGAACGAGCCGCCGCTCAATTCCGCGGCGCGCTACGTCGGTGTGTTCGGCGACCGGCAGTTCGACCCGCGCGTATGGCACGAGCTCAATTACCCGGCGCTGATGCGTGGCTATTTCGCACGCACGTGGCGCGTGCCGATGTTCATCGCGGCCGGCGACGACGATCTGACGATCCAGGCCGAATCGAGCCTGCTGTATACGCAACTGCGCCGTGCGCAGAATCCGGCAGAACTGCGAATCGTCGATGGCGGCCATACGTGGGACGTGTGGCGGGGCTTGCTCGGGTACGGGTTGAAATACACGCTGGAGTGCGTGAAGTAACCCACCTGCGTAGGGCTGCCGGCAGCCGCGCGCCGGCTGCCTGACGATTCGCGCTCGATCAATCCGCCGTTCCCGGCGCGACGCATACGTCGGCGCCCGCACCGGAAACGCGCGCGATTCGATTCAATTCCACGCATGGCGCGCCGGACGCACGCCGTTCAGATAGTAGTTGCCGACGAGGTGATACTTCCACCGCACCGGATCGTGCAGCGTGTGCGTGCGCGCATTGCGCCAGTGCCGGTCGAGATTGTGTTCGGCGAGCGTCGATTGCGTGCCGGCCAGTTCGAACAGCTTCTCGCCGGCCAACAGCGCGATCTCGGTCGTCAGCACCTTCGCCTCGCCGACTGCCACCGATGCGTGCGCGACATCGTCGTCGGTCACCGCGCCGCGCGCACCGATCTCGTCGAGCGTGCGCGCCGCACGTTCGAGCAGCGCTTCGGCCGCATGCAGCTGGATATGCAGCCGGCCGATCTCGCGGACGATCAACGGATCGTCGGTCGCCCGCGCCACGCCGCTGTCGACCCACGGCCGCGTCCGGGTGCGCACGAACGCCTCCGTGTCGGCGATGGCCGCCTTTGCGATGCCCGCGTCGATCGCCGCCTGGATGATCTGCGACAGCGGACCGTTGAGCGTCGGCTCGTCCGACACGCGCTGCGCATGCAACACATGCGACGCCGGCACGCGCACACCGTCGAGCACGACCGTGCCGCTGGCGGTCGTGCGCTGTCCGAAGCCCGACCAATCGTCGATCACGCTGAGTCCCGGCGTCGGCTGCGGGACATACGCGAGCCATGCCTGCTGCGCATCGTCGAGGCCGAGCACCGGCACGTAGTGCGCGA includes the following:
- a CDS encoding LysR family transcriptional regulator, whose protein sequence is MDHLHAMRIFARVAHLGSFTKAAEQLQLPRPTVSNAVQYLEKHLKVRLLQRTTRRVALTAEGATYYERCTRLLADLDDAETLFDDAGASPRGVIRVDLPERFALNQVIPALPDFHARYPDLRVMLGTTDRFVDLVADGIDCAVRVGVLSDTSLVARRIGELAQINCASPEYLARHGTPRSPDDLPDHVAIGYFSSRTGRELEWEYTDMDTGALQTVKMRSVVAVNSSQAYLACCVAGLGLIQAPREGLAPLLDGGSLVEVLPEWQAPPLPVSVVFPHGRHLAPRVRIFVDWLADTLGDPGRAG
- a CDS encoding aldo/keto reductase, whose translation is MDKRQLGRTGPQVSAIGLGCMGMSDLYGPADRDESIATLHAALDSGITLLDTGDFYGMGDNEMLIRDALRGRTRDQVLISVKFGALRDPAGAFVGYDARPQAIRNFVAYSLKRLGADHIDIYRPARVDPAVPIEDTVGAIADLVKAGYVRHIGLSEVGADTIRRAAAVAPIADLQIEYSLLSRGIEADILPACRELEIGVTAYGVLSRGLLGGGWSAARQGARDFRAASPRFQGENLVHNLALVDALRAIADDKGSNPAQIAIAWALSRGDDIVPLIGARKRTQLQDALSASKLQLTVNDLARIETAVPAGAAAGERYPAAQMAHLDSEQERGPAPRA
- a CDS encoding ester cyclase — protein: MTESDLAIRYRAYIDCLNRQDWASLGEYVADNVIHNDRPLGLAGYRAMLEQDFRDIPDLRFEIRLLVCEPPRVACRLRFACSPKGTFMGLDVEGRRVTFAENVFYEFHDGKIRQVWSVIDKAAIEKQL
- a CDS encoding peptidoglycan DD-metalloendopeptidase family protein — its product is MKQREIYRHAAWLSGLAAVLVMAGCASTESAPPSDTLAGSPAVQPAAAPSGTTAVPQPAPILVAQKYVVKRGDTLSGIASANGCSVADLRTWNKLGARGRLRMGQVLRIVRPQPLQAAGASGNTQVAAPAAVGNAAGGAQASAPTASDRQVVQETKRHASAVSLTWPARGKIVDGFRPGQNRGIQIAGRPGDPVRAAADGRVMYAGTGLNDYGSLIIVQHNADFLTAYAHNRKLLVKTGDIVRRGDAIAEMGDLDNSRVALLFEVRRDGKPVNPMPYLPSSQG
- a CDS encoding LysR substrate-binding domain-containing protein; this translates as MRFDLTDLRLFLNICEAGTITGGAERTHITLQAASERIRGMEDELGVPLLHRTKSGAQVTDAGRALEHHARTVLQQIDHMRGELQQYGQGLRGHIRLLCNTASLSEYLPDALAAYLPHHPNLSISVEERSSQEIVHAIRNKTAEVGIVADSVGLAGLEQKPFREDWLIAVVPAAHALAARDKVAFDEIVDAEFIGLTDGSALQVHLADQARALGKRIRYRVQLKSFDAICRVIESGVGIGIVSRHAAERAMQTMNVRLVELSDAWSHRRLTLCARSFDALPKYTQAFVAYLSGGTPPR
- a CDS encoding alpha/beta hydrolase; this encodes MRRLALPFAAALLAGFLATAHAAPGGSALSPAGSAPAAAIAPPATAAPAAQEPSVNPGSSIVLRSFRSASLKRDWSYTVYLPPGYNPEGARYPVLYLLHGNAGNANDWITQGRLQATADTLIERHEIPPVVIVMPQGGTDWYVDRKEKMQSAFVNDLLPEVEAHFAVSNQRAGRAIGGVSMGGFGALRFSLLEPGLFCGAMLLSPAIYANEPPLNSAARYVGVFGDRQFDPRVWHELNYPALMRGYFARTWRVPMFIAAGDDDLTIQAESSLLYTQLRRAQNPAELRIVDGGHTWDVWRGLLGYGLKYTLECVK
- a CDS encoding SfnB family sulfur acquisition oxidoreductase, coding for MSDTSATIQDRPADARPRAARVITDDAQAIAAAHALAQRLAEGASERDRARRLPRDEIEWFSQSGLWAITVPKAYGGAGVSNLTLVEVIKIVAAADASLGQLPQNHFGLVDVIALIGTDAQKRHFFAEVLSGKRFGNGFSEKGTKHVLDLKTRVRRDGDDYVVDGTKFYSTGALFAHYVPVLGLDDAQQAWLAYVPQPTPGLSVIDDWSGFGQRTTASGTVVLDGVRVPASHVLHAQRVSDEPTLNGPLSQIIQAAIDAGIAKAAIADTEAFVRTRTRPWVDSGVARATDDPLIVREIGRLHIQLHAAEALLERAARTLDEIGARGAVTDDDVAHASVAVGEAKVLTTEIALLAGEKLFELAGTQSTLAEHNLDRHWRNARTHTLHDPVRWKYHLVGNYYLNGVRPARHAWN
- a CDS encoding porin, translating into MKQHVIFAAALAAFAAPAFAQDSVTLYGLIDEGFNYTNNVNVNGVGKTDYQLASGYAQGSRWGLKGSEDLGGGLKAVFTLENGFDVNNGRLNQGGRMFGRQAFVGLSASRFGTLSFGRQYDAVVDYLAPLTANGNWGGTLFSHPFDNDNTDNSFRVNNTVKYASADWNGLSFGGTYSFSNSTGFSANRQYSMGAQYSLAGLQVAAAYLQANSPGVGNAGAIAADDANFVADRLRIFGGGINYTFGPATVGFVYTKTDVKNPVSTVYLPASTFSGLGLSATKFQNFEINGKYQLTPDFYLGAQYVYTDGKFDAAAGSFKPKYHTVGLMADYSLSKRTDVYLQGAWQKVGGDKTGTAADGGYVVGTDGPSSSSNQFAVRAAIRHKF
- a CDS encoding OpgC domain-containing protein translates to MTAAARAGRYAELDFFRGLVLLVIVVDHIGGSILSRVTLHAYALCDAAEVFVFLGGFATAIAYNSLAERHDEAAARQRFIRRAFEIYRAFLVTAGLMLLITAVLNAFAIDGPNMPTNDLDGLLHKPLAALRDILLFRRQPYLASVLPMYAFFALLVPLALPLARTQPWLMLAFSASLWYAAPHAARFLPTVEGAPWDFNPFAWQFLFVLGVIARCQPVYQTLAPKPQGWLLTAAALAIVAAGAYYRLRVEPFPTDPSIKQNLGALRLANFLAIAWLAAKLVHLGWMKKVAHAMPWIGTIGRQGLLCFVAGTGISLAVDSLLYQATEGYLDVPLGLTADVVAMGLLYLVAKLYAPLVSRLPFPFRARR